The genomic segment CGACCCGAGGGTGGACTTCAGCGCGTACGACCTGATCAACGTGCTGGTCACCCCGAACGCCGGTCCGTCGGCGCTGGACACCGTCCTGTCGGTGACCTTCTCCGGCAACGACGACGCCCCTTCCGCCGACGGTGTCCCGCTCGCCAACACGTCCTTCGTCTACAGCCGCCAGGACGACGGCTCGGGGTCGTACGCCACGACCGGCTACCGCGTCCTGCCGCACGAGAACGGCCATGTCTTCGGCCTTCCCGACCTCTACACCCTGGAGGGCGGCGGCTCGGTCGGGCACTGGGACATCATGTCCGAGGACTGGGGGGCCAACAACGACCTGCTGGGCTGGCACAAGTGGAAGCTCGGCTGGCTCGACGACCAGCAGATCAGCTGCGCGTCGAAGCGGGGTGCCGTCGAGCACGTCCTCGCCCCGCTGGCCACCAGGGGCGGGGTCAAGCTGGCGTTCATACCGCTGAGCGAACGGTCCGGATACGCCGTGGAGGTACGGACCCGGGCGGGCAACGACGAGGCCGTCTGCCGGCCCGGGGTGCTCGTCTACAAGGTCAGCGCCGATGTGGACACCGGCCAGGGACCGGTCTCCGTGGCGGACAGCACCAAGGACAGCGGCGGCTGCACCCGGCGGCCCAATGTGCACGCCGAACTCTCCGACGCCCCCTTCCGG from the Streptomyces sp. AM 4-1-1 genome contains:
- a CDS encoding M6 family metalloprotease domain-containing protein codes for the protein MQKPRHRIRRHRRPVALAAATTLVIATLATASSTLPAPSRTTAGPVATADGVGIGPCRIPTGMGVQMSEGMPTSSGYARSTGVVRALNLMIDFPDAQGTEPALDRLAEFFPQTSDWFRTSSYGRLTYRSEAPVKEWLRMPLPFSAYGIERGSPYEPGYRHLVQDLVATADPRVDFSAYDLINVLVTPNAGPSALDTVLSVTFSGNDDAPSADGVPLANTSFVYSRQDDGSGSYATTGYRVLPHENGHVFGLPDLYTLEGGGSVGHWDIMSEDWGANNDLLGWHKWKLGWLDDQQISCASKRGAVEHVLAPLATRGGVKLAFIPLSERSGYAVEVRTRAGNDEAVCRPGVLVYKVSADVDTGQGPVSVADSTKDSGGCTRRPNVHAELSDAPFRPGETFTDRDNGIRVSVLAKDHDGNYRVRITRP